Proteins encoded in a region of the Streptomyces sp. PCS3-D2 genome:
- a CDS encoding GerMN domain-containing protein → MTGRTTRARAAAATAALAVSALLLAGCGIKRTGVIESGHAAAVGIPGGKKAAVLYFVAKEGDRLVPVPFPLSSEYIIAPVPLVRLLLQGPTGPASAAGLTTALPQVSDEQVDAVAVSKYAPDKGLTVSVPFAVGGLSELARNQLVCTLGVSAVPDTLSRVSIKGTDTVLPAADCDPRR, encoded by the coding sequence ATGACAGGGCGCACGACGAGAGCCCGCGCCGCGGCGGCCACCGCCGCGCTGGCGGTCAGCGCCCTGCTGCTCGCCGGATGCGGGATCAAGCGCACCGGGGTGATCGAGAGCGGCCACGCCGCCGCCGTCGGCATCCCCGGCGGTAAGAAGGCCGCCGTCCTCTACTTCGTCGCCAAGGAGGGCGACCGGCTCGTCCCGGTCCCCTTCCCGCTCAGCAGCGAGTACATCATCGCGCCCGTACCGCTCGTGCGGCTGCTGCTCCAGGGGCCCACCGGTCCGGCTTCGGCGGCCGGACTCACCACGGCGCTGCCGCAGGTCTCCGACGAGCAGGTGGACGCGGTGGCGGTGAGCAAGTACGCACCGGACAAGGGCTTGACGGTCAGCGTCCCCTTCGCGGTGGGAGGCCTCTCGGAGCTGGCCCGCAACCAGCTGGTGTGCACCCTCGGCGTCTCCGCGGTGCCGGACACCCTCAGCCGGGTCAGCATCAAGGGCACCGACACCGTCCTTCCCGCCGCCGACTGCGACCCCCGGCGCTGA
- a CDS encoding response regulator transcription factor produces the protein MPRVLLIEDDPSVREGVGLGLRRRGHDVRAAETGEDGLALMAAFRPELVLLDLMLPGINGVQVCHRIRQTSEVPIIMLTARGDDFDIVIGLEAGADDYIVKPARTEVIEARIKAVLRRLSDPVGSRPGIETHGELAIDRAGLTVAKNGDRVALAPSEIKLLLHLSASPEQVFSRQQLLEYVWDHSYHADARLVDACVRRLRHKIEDPARSPRYIQTVRGFGYRFGPL, from the coding sequence ATGCCACGTGTACTGCTGATCGAGGACGACCCTTCCGTCCGCGAGGGGGTGGGCCTCGGCCTGCGCCGCCGCGGCCACGACGTGCGGGCCGCCGAGACCGGGGAGGACGGACTCGCCCTGATGGCGGCCTTCCGACCCGAGCTCGTGCTGCTGGACCTGATGCTGCCCGGCATCAACGGCGTCCAGGTCTGCCACCGCATCCGCCAGACCAGCGAGGTTCCGATCATCATGCTCACCGCACGTGGCGACGACTTCGACATCGTCATCGGGCTGGAGGCGGGCGCCGACGACTACATCGTCAAACCCGCCCGCACCGAGGTCATCGAAGCCCGCATCAAGGCCGTCCTGCGCCGGCTCAGCGACCCGGTGGGGTCCCGTCCCGGCATCGAGACGCACGGCGAACTCGCCATCGACCGCGCCGGGCTGACCGTCGCGAAGAACGGCGACCGCGTCGCCCTCGCCCCCAGCGAGATCAAGCTCCTGCTGCACCTGTCGGCCTCGCCCGAGCAGGTCTTCTCCCGCCAGCAGCTCCTGGAGTACGTCTGGGACCACAGCTACCACGCCGACGCCCGGCTCGTGGACGCCTGCGTACGCCGCCTGCGCCACAAGATCGAGGACCCCGCCCGCAGCCCCCGCTACATACAGACCGTGCGCGGCTTCGGCTACCGCTTCGGCCCCCTGTAG
- a CDS encoding cytochrome P450, giving the protein MDHAADIPDIFDPRIYAAAVPHDRYRLLRDRHPVARQAEPEIEGWPAGPGFWAVTRHADVVRVLRDHRTYSSWLGATQIRDPDPADLPFLRRTMLNQDPPEHGGLRRLVARAFTPARVDAFTGRVRDRARTLLAAARDAAEDGAADIVRTVTDEYALLNLTDLLGIPPADRALLLEWTVRVIGYQDPEDTPAPLLGPDGKPRNPRSPALLGEMFGYARALAAHKRRHPGDDVMTALATAGLDPAELEMFFFLLTVAGNDTVRSAAPGGLLALAHAPDEYRRLAEGNVPPERAVDELLRVHPPVLSFRRTAAVDHELAGQPVRTGDKVVVLHASANHDERVFTDPGRLDLGRTPNPHVSFGDGPHVCLGAHFARLQLRTLYQEWCTAMPAPELSDAPRRLVSNFINGITRLPLRVSGPAR; this is encoded by the coding sequence ATGGACCACGCCGCGGACATCCCCGACATCTTCGACCCACGCATCTACGCCGCCGCGGTCCCGCACGACCGCTACCGGCTGCTGCGCGACCGCCACCCCGTGGCCCGGCAGGCGGAGCCCGAGATCGAGGGCTGGCCCGCCGGCCCCGGTTTCTGGGCCGTCACCCGGCACGCCGACGTCGTCCGGGTCCTGCGCGACCACCGGACGTACTCCTCCTGGCTGGGCGCCACCCAGATCCGCGACCCCGACCCGGCCGACCTGCCCTTCCTACGCCGCACCATGCTCAACCAGGATCCCCCCGAGCACGGCGGACTGCGCCGCCTGGTGGCCCGCGCCTTCACCCCGGCCCGCGTCGACGCCTTCACGGGGCGCGTGCGCGACCGGGCCCGCACACTGCTGGCCGCGGCCCGGGACGCGGCCGAGGACGGCGCCGCCGACATCGTCCGAACCGTCACCGACGAGTACGCGCTCCTCAACCTCACCGACCTGCTCGGCATCCCGCCCGCCGACCGGGCCCTGCTGCTGGAATGGACCGTACGGGTCATCGGCTACCAGGACCCGGAAGACACCCCCGCCCCGCTCCTCGGCCCCGACGGCAAGCCCCGCAACCCGCGCTCACCGGCGCTGCTCGGCGAGATGTTCGGGTACGCCCGCGCACTCGCCGCCCACAAACGCCGACACCCCGGCGACGACGTGATGACCGCCCTGGCCACCGCCGGACTCGACCCGGCCGAACTGGAGATGTTCTTCTTCCTGCTCACCGTGGCGGGCAACGACACCGTGCGCAGCGCCGCCCCCGGAGGCCTGCTCGCCCTCGCCCACGCCCCGGACGAGTACCGCCGGCTCGCCGAGGGGAACGTGCCCCCGGAACGCGCCGTCGACGAACTCCTGCGCGTCCACCCACCGGTCCTCAGCTTCCGCCGCACCGCCGCCGTCGACCACGAACTGGCCGGACAGCCGGTCCGGACCGGTGACAAGGTCGTCGTCCTGCACGCCTCCGCCAACCACGACGAACGCGTCTTCACCGACCCGGGCCGCCTGGACCTCGGCCGCACGCCCAACCCGCACGTGTCCTTCGGGGACGGCCCGCACGTCTGCCTCGGCGCGCACTTCGCCCGCCTCCAGCTGCGCACCCTCTACCAGGAGTGGTGTACTGCCATGCCCGCACCCGAACTCAGCGACGCGCCGCGGCGGTTGGTATCCAACTTCATCAACGGGATCACACGGCTGCCGCTGCGGGTGTCCGGGCCGGCCCGGTGA
- the murJ gene encoding murein biosynthesis integral membrane protein MurJ, with amino-acid sequence MTATDTRPAGPAADGAAPAQSSVLRSGALMAAGSIVSRATGFIRSAVVVAALGTGLLGDGYAVANTVPNIIYILLVGGALNAVFVPELVRAAKEHADGGAAYTDRLLTACTAALVALTAAAVLAAPLIVSAYTGYSGAQASTTVALARYCLPQILFYGLFTLLGQVLNSRGRFGAMMWTPVLNNVVIIAVFGLFLYVSHDAAGGLTAAETRLLGLGTTAGIVVQALALVPSLRAARFRWRPRFDWRGSGLGRPLRNAGWLVLLVLTNQIAYWVVTRLSTATGQRAVEAGLAGGAGYTAYSNAYQLWVVPQGIITVSLVTALMPRMSSAATDGDLGAVRRDVSSALRSSAALVVPAAALMAALAPWVMGSVFGYGRTGAADIEVMAGMLAAFAPGLVAFSAQYVLSRGFYALSDTRTPFFLNLVIVTLNAGLSAAAYLLLSPRWAVTGMAAASSAAFLAGAAVTGYALARRLGPRSGSRTARPATAVRTHLRLLAACAPAAVAAHVAARAAERFGDFAAVGAGTAALVLLVVLLARPLRLAEITDLLDSLRRKTGR; translated from the coding sequence GTGACGGCCACCGACACCAGACCGGCCGGCCCCGCCGCCGACGGCGCGGCACCGGCGCAGAGCTCGGTGCTGCGCAGCGGCGCGCTCATGGCGGCCGGCTCGATCGTCTCCCGCGCCACCGGCTTCATCCGCTCCGCCGTCGTCGTCGCCGCGCTGGGCACCGGACTCCTCGGCGACGGCTACGCCGTGGCCAACACCGTTCCGAACATCATCTACATCCTGCTCGTCGGCGGAGCGCTCAACGCCGTCTTCGTGCCCGAGCTGGTCCGGGCCGCCAAGGAACACGCCGACGGCGGAGCCGCCTACACCGACCGGCTGCTCACCGCCTGCACCGCGGCCCTCGTCGCCCTCACCGCCGCAGCGGTCCTCGCCGCCCCGCTCATCGTCTCGGCGTACACCGGCTACAGCGGTGCCCAGGCGAGCACCACCGTGGCCCTGGCCCGCTACTGCCTGCCCCAGATCCTCTTCTACGGGCTCTTCACCCTCCTCGGCCAAGTGCTGAACTCCCGCGGCCGGTTCGGCGCCATGATGTGGACCCCGGTCCTCAACAACGTCGTCATCATCGCCGTCTTCGGGCTGTTCCTGTACGTCTCCCACGACGCCGCCGGCGGCCTCACCGCCGCCGAGACCCGGCTCCTGGGCCTCGGCACCACCGCGGGCATCGTCGTCCAGGCCCTCGCCCTCGTCCCGTCGCTGCGCGCGGCCCGCTTCCGCTGGCGCCCCCGCTTCGACTGGCGCGGCAGCGGCCTCGGCCGCCCCCTGCGCAACGCGGGCTGGCTCGTCCTGCTCGTCCTCACCAACCAGATCGCCTACTGGGTCGTCACCCGGCTCTCCACCGCGACCGGACAGCGGGCGGTCGAGGCCGGCCTCGCGGGCGGCGCCGGCTACACCGCCTACAGCAACGCCTACCAGCTGTGGGTCGTCCCGCAGGGCATCATCACCGTGTCCCTCGTCACCGCCCTGATGCCCCGGATGAGTTCCGCCGCCACCGACGGCGACCTCGGCGCCGTCCGCCGCGACGTCTCCTCCGCACTGCGCTCCAGCGCCGCCCTCGTCGTGCCCGCCGCCGCCCTCATGGCCGCCCTCGCCCCCTGGGTGATGGGCAGCGTCTTCGGGTACGGGCGCACCGGTGCCGCCGACATCGAGGTCATGGCCGGCATGCTCGCGGCCTTCGCCCCCGGCCTGGTCGCCTTCTCCGCGCAGTACGTGCTCTCCCGGGGCTTCTACGCCCTCTCCGACACCCGCACCCCCTTCTTCCTCAACCTCGTCATCGTCACCCTCAACGCCGGACTGTCGGCCGCCGCCTACCTCCTGCTCTCCCCGCGCTGGGCGGTCACCGGCATGGCCGCCGCCTCCTCCGCCGCCTTCCTCGCGGGCGCCGCCGTCACCGGATACGCCCTCGCGCGACGGCTCGGCCCGCGCTCCGGCAGCCGCACCGCACGCCCCGCCACCGCCGTACGCACCCACCTGCGGCTGCTCGCCGCCTGTGCGCCCGCCGCCGTCGCGGCCCACGTGGCCGCCCGCGCCGCCGAGCGCTTCGGCGACTTCGCCGCCGTCGGCGCGGGAACCGCGGCCCTCGTCCTGCTCGTCGTCCTCCTTGCCCGGCCGCTGCGCCTGGCCGAGATCACCGACCTGCTGGACTCCCTGCGGCGCAAGACCGGCCGGTAG
- the ggt gene encoding gamma-glutamyltransferase: MHRPAVARTLPLLTVVAALAATTAAPPAAATPAPPAKAPVAVGYGGAVASVDADASAAGIAVLRAGGNAVDAAVATAAALGVTEPYSAGIGGGGYFVYYDARSHRVHTIDGRETAPATATAALFQENGLPIPFAEGQTSGLGVGVPGTAATWKSALDAWGSRPLRHLLKPAERLARDGFTVDATFRAQTELNEARFRDFPDTAKLFLPGGSLPAVGSTFKNPDLADTYAELARKGTGALYRGRIADDIVRAVRTPPVDPAATRTVRAGDLTAGDLRAYGTKRQTPTRVNYRGLDVYSMAPSSSGGTTVGEALNILERTDLAKLSDAQYLHHLIEASRISFADRGRWVGDPAAEDVPTRELLSQRFADSRACLIRPDRALTSPLAPGDPRSPQPCATTGQAAPTTYEGENTTHLTVADRWGNVVSYTLTIESTGGSAITVPGRGFLLNNELTDFSFAPAAPGVPDPNLPGPGKRPRSSMSPTIVLDHGRPVLAVGSPGGATIITTVLQTLTGHLDRGLPLVDAIATPRASQRNQTTTELEPGLWNSPLRAELEALGQGFRQNPEIGAATGVQRLPDGRWLAAAETSRRGGGSAMVVHPHGTW, from the coding sequence ATGCACCGTCCCGCCGTAGCCCGCACGTTACCGCTGCTGACCGTCGTCGCCGCGCTCGCCGCGACCACGGCCGCCCCGCCCGCCGCCGCGACCCCGGCCCCACCGGCGAAGGCGCCCGTCGCCGTCGGCTACGGCGGAGCCGTCGCCAGCGTCGACGCCGACGCCTCGGCCGCCGGGATCGCCGTGCTGCGCGCCGGCGGCAACGCCGTCGACGCGGCCGTCGCCACCGCCGCCGCACTGGGGGTCACCGAGCCCTATTCGGCGGGCATCGGGGGCGGAGGATACTTCGTCTACTACGACGCCCGCTCGCACCGGGTGCACACCATCGACGGCCGGGAGACCGCCCCGGCCACCGCCACGGCCGCCCTGTTCCAGGAGAACGGCCTGCCCATCCCCTTCGCCGAGGGCCAGACCAGCGGCCTCGGCGTCGGTGTCCCCGGCACCGCGGCCACCTGGAAGAGCGCACTCGACGCCTGGGGCAGCCGCCCGCTGCGCCACCTGCTCAAGCCCGCCGAGAGACTGGCCCGCGACGGCTTCACGGTGGACGCCACCTTCCGGGCCCAGACCGAGCTCAACGAGGCGCGGTTCCGGGACTTCCCGGACACCGCGAAGCTCTTCCTGCCCGGCGGCTCCCTGCCCGCCGTCGGCTCCACCTTCAAGAACCCCGACCTCGCCGACACCTACGCCGAACTGGCACGCAAGGGCACCGGCGCCCTCTACCGGGGCCGCATCGCCGACGACATCGTCCGCGCCGTCCGCACGCCCCCGGTGGACCCCGCGGCCACCCGTACGGTCCGGGCGGGTGACCTGACCGCCGGGGATCTGCGCGCGTACGGCACCAAGCGGCAGACCCCGACCCGGGTGAACTACCGGGGCCTGGACGTCTACAGCATGGCGCCCTCGTCCTCCGGCGGCACCACGGTCGGCGAGGCGCTGAACATCCTGGAACGGACCGACCTCGCGAAGCTCTCCGACGCCCAGTACCTGCACCACCTCATCGAGGCCTCCCGGATCTCCTTCGCCGACCGCGGACGCTGGGTCGGCGACCCGGCCGCCGAGGACGTACCGACACGCGAACTGCTCTCGCAGCGGTTCGCCGACTCCCGAGCCTGCCTGATCAGGCCCGACCGGGCCCTGACCAGCCCGCTGGCCCCCGGCGACCCGCGCAGCCCGCAGCCCTGTGCCACCACCGGGCAGGCCGCCCCCACCACGTACGAGGGCGAGAACACCACGCACCTGACGGTCGCCGACCGGTGGGGCAACGTCGTCTCCTACACCCTGACCATCGAGTCCACCGGGGGCAGCGCGATCACGGTCCCCGGCCGCGGGTTCCTGCTCAACAACGAGCTCACCGACTTCTCCTTCGCCCCGGCGGCCCCCGGAGTCCCGGACCCGAACCTGCCCGGCCCCGGCAAGCGGCCGCGCTCGTCGATGTCCCCGACGATCGTGCTGGACCACGGCCGGCCGGTGCTGGCGGTCGGGTCGCCCGGCGGTGCCACGATCATCACCACCGTCCTGCAGACCCTGACCGGCCACCTGGACCGGGGCCTGCCGCTCGTCGACGCCATCGCCACGCCACGGGCCAGCCAGCGCAACCAGACCACCACCGAGCTGGAGCCGGGCCTGTGGAACAGTCCGCTGCGCGCCGAACTGGAAGCCCTGGGCCAGGGCTTCCGACAGAACCCGGAGATCGGCGCCGCCACCGGCGTCCAGCGGCTGCCCGACGGCCGCTGGCTGGCGGCGGCCGAGACCTCCCGACGCGGCGGTGGCTCGGCCATGGTCGTACACCCGCACGGCACATGGTGA
- a CDS encoding HAMP domain-containing sensor histidine kinase, with protein MRRIAPLGLRTRLIAAFLLVAAISAGTTAALTYQQARNAILKQTQDTAVSTLRDQVEQQQLQLPLDQQELQRIVIELGKRGKPHPWIVFGEYGGLRVSTNPGTPTSTVITDSLRDRVRNNQYAAFQRVEDQRGNPWLTIGVPAVFEHNGFTDSTGVVFYASVPLSGEKQTVEAMVEAAQQGAVPGLAIAVVPALLAARSVLRPVRDMRRAAQKLGRGRLDTRIEVRGADELAGLARTFNETARALEQSVRELQEAEVRARRFASDVSHELRTPLAGMLAVTEVLDEDAARLDADTAKALRLVSAETGKLAVLVEDLMEISRFDARAAELNLDDVDIAEAVRKTLERRHWDDHRVTTALPHGVRARLDPRRFDVVLANLVGNALRHGGAPVHVTVRTAPGENGERLLVDVADSGPGIAPEVLPHIFDRFFKADAARTRSAGSGLGLAITLENVRLHGGTLRAGNRPAGGALFTLDMPLEARA; from the coding sequence GTGCGACGCATAGCCCCCCTGGGGCTGCGCACCCGGCTGATAGCGGCCTTCCTCCTGGTCGCCGCGATCAGCGCGGGAACCACCGCGGCCCTGACCTACCAGCAGGCGCGCAACGCCATCCTCAAACAGACCCAGGACACCGCCGTCAGCACCCTGCGCGACCAGGTCGAGCAGCAGCAGCTCCAGTTGCCGCTGGACCAGCAGGAACTGCAGCGCATCGTCATCGAGCTCGGCAAGCGCGGCAAACCCCACCCGTGGATCGTCTTCGGCGAGTACGGCGGCCTACGCGTCTCCACCAACCCCGGCACGCCCACGTCCACCGTGATCACCGACAGCCTGCGCGACCGGGTCCGCAACAACCAGTACGCCGCCTTCCAGCGCGTCGAGGACCAGCGCGGCAACCCCTGGCTCACGATCGGCGTCCCCGCGGTCTTCGAGCACAACGGATTCACCGATTCCACCGGCGTCGTCTTCTACGCCAGCGTCCCGCTCTCCGGCGAGAAGCAGACCGTCGAAGCCATGGTCGAGGCCGCCCAGCAGGGCGCCGTACCGGGCCTGGCCATCGCCGTCGTCCCCGCCCTGCTGGCCGCCCGCAGCGTGCTGCGGCCGGTCCGCGACATGCGCCGCGCCGCACAGAAACTGGGACGCGGCCGCCTCGACACCCGCATCGAGGTCCGCGGCGCGGACGAACTCGCCGGACTCGCCCGCACCTTCAACGAGACCGCCCGAGCCCTGGAACAGTCCGTACGCGAACTCCAGGAGGCCGAGGTCCGGGCCCGCCGCTTCGCCTCCGACGTCTCCCACGAACTACGCACCCCGCTCGCCGGGATGCTCGCCGTGACCGAGGTCCTCGACGAGGACGCCGCGCGCCTGGACGCCGACACCGCCAAGGCCCTGCGCCTGGTCAGCGCCGAGACCGGCAAACTCGCCGTTCTCGTCGAGGACCTCATGGAGATCTCCCGCTTCGACGCCCGGGCCGCCGAGCTCAACCTCGACGACGTGGACATCGCCGAAGCCGTCCGCAAGACGCTCGAACGGCGCCACTGGGACGACCACCGCGTCACCACCGCGCTGCCCCACGGCGTACGCGCCCGCCTCGACCCGCGCCGCTTCGACGTGGTCCTCGCCAACCTCGTCGGCAACGCCCTGCGGCACGGCGGCGCCCCCGTCCACGTCACCGTGCGCACCGCACCCGGCGAGAACGGCGAACGACTCCTCGTCGACGTCGCCGACAGCGGACCCGGCATCGCCCCCGAGGTGCTGCCGCACATCTTCGACCGCTTCTTCAAGGCCGACGCCGCCCGGACCCGTTCCGCCGGCAGCGGCCTCGGACTCGCCATCACCCTGGAGAACGTCCGCCTGCACGGCGGCACCCTCCGGGCGGGCAACCGGCCCGCCGGCGGTGCCCTCTTCACCCTCGACATGCCGCTGGAGGCCCGCGCATGA
- a CDS encoding PPOX class F420-dependent oxidoreductase → MGLQQLGSARYVSLTTFRKDGTPVATPVWAVADGGELYVWTRSDSWKVKRIRNDGRVTVAACDVRGRLEEGTPVYEGQARLLDDDGLRRVRKLMSRKYTWQFWAVDVPAALVRRGKRPHTAIAVKL, encoded by the coding sequence ATGGGTCTCCAGCAGCTCGGCAGCGCGCGGTACGTCAGCCTCACCACGTTCCGCAAGGACGGCACGCCCGTGGCCACGCCCGTGTGGGCGGTCGCCGACGGGGGTGAGCTGTACGTGTGGACGCGCAGCGATTCGTGGAAGGTCAAGCGCATCCGCAACGACGGGCGGGTCACCGTCGCCGCGTGCGACGTGCGCGGGCGCCTGGAGGAGGGGACTCCCGTGTACGAGGGGCAGGCCCGGCTGCTCGACGACGACGGCCTGCGCCGGGTGCGCAAGCTGATGTCGCGCAAGTACACCTGGCAGTTCTGGGCGGTGGACGTGCCCGCCGCTCTGGTGCGGCGGGGCAAGCGCCCGCACACCGCGATCGCCGTCAAGCTTTGA